The following coding sequences lie in one Carassius gibelio isolate Cgi1373 ecotype wild population from Czech Republic chromosome A17, carGib1.2-hapl.c, whole genome shotgun sequence genomic window:
- the LOC128031475 gene encoding E3 ubiquitin-protein ligase HECTD1 isoform X6, which produces MADVDPDTLLEWLQMGQGDERDMQLIALEQLCMLLLMSDNVDRCFETCPPRTFLPALCKIFLDESAPDNVLEVTARAITYYLDVSAECTRRIVGVDGAIKALCNRLVVVELNNRTSRDLAEQCVKVLELICTRESGAVFGAGGLNCVLSFIRDSGHLVHKDTLHSAMAVVSRLCSKMEPQDSSLETCVESLSSLLKHEDHQVSDGALRCFASLADRFTRRGVDPAPLAKHGLTEELLSRMAAAGGTTSRPSSTCKPGRTSSGAAPSAADSKLSNQVSTIVSLLSTLCRGSPLVTHDLLRSELPDSMESALQGDERCVLDTMRLVDLLLVLLFEGRKALPKSTAGSTGRIPGLRRLDSSGERSHRQLIDCIRSKDTDALIDAIDTGAFEVNFMDDVGQTLLNWASAFGTQEMVEFLCERGADVNRGQRSSSLHYAACFGRPQVAKTLLRHGANPDLRDEDGKTPLDKARERGHSEVVAILQSPGDWMCPVNKGDDKKKKDVNKEEEEGSEPKGDPEMAPIYLKRLLPVFAQTFQQTMLPSIRKASLALIRKMVHYSSEVLLKEVCDSDAGHNLPTVLVEITATVLDHEDDDDGHLLALQIIRDLVDKGGDVFLDQLARLGVINKVSTLAGPTSDDENEEEAKPEKDDEPQEDAKEIQQGKPYHWRDWSIIRGRDCLYIWSDAAALELSNGSNGWFRFILDGKLATMYSSGSPEGGSDSSESRSEFLEKLQRARSQVKPVTGSQPILSTQGPTKLTVGNWSLTCLKEGEIAIHNSDGQQATILKEDLPGFVFESNRGTKHSFTAETSLGSEFVTGWTGKRGRKLKSKLEKTKQRVKTTARDLYDDHFKAVESMPRGVVVTLRNIATQLESAWELHTNRQCIEGENTWRDLMKTALENLIVVLKDENTISPYEMCSSGLVQALFTVLSNSVELDVKHDCKPLMERINVFKTAFTENEDDESRPAVALIRKLIAVLESIERLPLHLYDTPGSTYNLQILTRRLRFRLERAPGETALIDRTGRMLKMEPLASVESLEQYLLKMVAKQWYDFDRSSFIFVRKLREGQSFTFRHQHDFDENGIVYWIGTNAKTAYEWVNPAAYGLVVVTSSEGRNLPYGRLEDILSRDSSALNCHTNDDKNAWFAIDLGLWVIPSAYTLRHARGYGRSALRNWVFQVSKDGQNWMTLYTHVDDSSLNEPGSTATWPLDPSKDEKQGWRHIRIKQMGKNASGQTHYLSLSGLEIYGTVIGVCEDQLGKAVKEAEANLRRQRRLFRSQVMKYIVPGARVVRGIDWKWRDQDGNPAGEGTVTGEAHNGWIDVTWDAGGSNSYRMGAEGKFDLKLAPGYDPESAPSPKPVSSTVAGTPQSWSSLVKNNCPDKGGSSSTAGASSSSRKGSSSSVCSVASSSDISLSSTRVERRVESLLEQGISIGGGPSGAEGQEPIVVLSTADAGSASSTSTLTADIGSESGERKTPAPDGTSRQSAESMAISMGIVSVSSPDVSESSSKDVASQRPLCSATSARLSVSSLLAAGAPMSSSASVPNLSSREASLMESFVRRAPNMSRTNATNNMNLSRSSSDNNTNTLGRNVMSTSTSPLMGAQSFPNLTTTGTTSTVTMSTSIVTSSNNVATATTGLSVGQLLSNTLTTSLTSTSSESDTGQEAEFSLYDFLDSCRANTLLAELDDEEDLPEPDDDDDENEDDNQEEQEYEEVLEEEEYETKGGRRRTWDDDFVLKRQFSALVPAFDPRPGRTNVQQTTDLEIPPPGTPRSEVQEEVECAPSPRLALILKVAGLGTTREVELPLNNYKCTIFYYVQKLLQLSCNGAIKPDKLRRIWEPTYTIMYRELKDSDKERESEKMDFCEHGCRSSGLSSGSLSATQSCDILSAAREQAQAKAGSGQSACSVEDVLQLLRILFTIGGEPSSGRTLQEDVEELQFNASPEEFTSKKITTKILQQIEEPLALASGALPDWCEQLTSKCPFLIPFETRQLYFTCTAFGASRAIVWLQNRREATMERSRPSTTVRRDDPGEFRVGRLKHERVKVPRRESMMEWAESVMQIHADRKSVLEVEFQGEEGTGLGPTLEFYALVAAEFQRTFLGIWLCDDDFPDDESRQVDLGGGLKPPGYYVQRSCGLFPAPFPQDSDELERISKLFLFLGIFLAKCVQDNRLVDLPISQPFFKLLCMGDIKSNMSKLLHQPRGESDCHFSEIQSEASTEEGQDTYSVGSFDEDSKSEFILDPPKPKPPAWYHGILTWEDFELVNPHRAQFLKELKTLSVKRRQILGSKSLSEDEKNTRLQDLMLRNPMGSGPPLCIEDLGLNFQFCPSSKVHGFSSVDLKPNGEDEMVTVENAEEYVELMFDFCMHTGIQKQMEAFRDGFNRVFPMEKLSSFSHKEVQMILCGNQSPSWTAEDIVNYTEPKLGYTRDSPGFLRFVRVLCGMSSDERKAFLQFTTGCSTLPPGGLANLHPRLTIVRKVDAADASYPSVNTCVHYLKLPEYSSEEIMRERLLAATMEKGFHLN; this is translated from the exons GCATGGACTGACAGAAGAGCTGCTGTCCCGTATGGCTGCAGCAGGAGGGACGACATCTAGACCCTCCTCCACCTGTAAGCCTGGCAGGACCTCTAGTGGAGCCGCTCCATCTGCTGCAGACTCTAAACTGAGCAACCAAGTGTCCACCATTGTCAGCCTTCTGTCCACACTCTGCAGAGGCTCACCACTTGTCACACAT GATCTTCTGCGCTCAGAGCTGCCTGACTCTATGGAGAGTGCTCTGCAGGGGGATGAGCGCTGTGTGCTGGACACCATGCGTCTGGTGGACCTACTGCTGGTGCTGCTCTTTGAGGGACGCAAGGCTTTGCCCAAATCTACAGCTGGTTCTACTGGCCGTATCCCTGGTCTGCGGCGTCTTGACAGCTCCGGGGAGCGCTCTCACCGACAGCTTATTGACTGCATACGCAGCAAAGACACAGATGCTCTCATTGATGCCATCGACACCGGTG CATTTGAAGTAAATTTCATGGATGATGTAGGACAGACTCTCTTGAACTGGGCATCTGCTTTTGGAACACAAGAGATG GTGGAGTTCCTCTGCGAGAGAGGTGCTGATGTCAATAGAGGCCAGAGGTCATCCTCTCTGCACTATGCTGCCTGTTTTGGCAGGCCACAAGTAGCCAAG ACTTTACTGCGCCATGGGGCCAACCCTGACCTGAGAGATGAAGATGGGAAGACGCCATTAGACAAAGCTAGAGAGAGGGGACACAGCGAGGTTGTAGCAATTCTCCAGTCTCCTG GAGACTGGATGTGTCCTGTCAACAAGGGGGATGACAAGAAAAAGAAGGATGTTAataaagaagaggaagagggcAGTGAGCCGAAAGGTGACCCTGAGATGGCACCCATCTACCTGAAAAGGCTGCTCCCAGTATTTGCACAGACCTTTCAGCAAACCATGCTGCCTTCAATAAG GAAAGCTAGTTTAGCTCTGATCAGAAAAATGGTGCACTACAGTTCTGAAGTTCTACTTAAGGAAGTGTGTGACTCTGATGCTGGACACAACTTGCCCACTGTACTTGTGGAGATCACTGCAACCGTGCTGGATCACGAG gatgatgatgatggtcaCCTGCTGGCACTTCAGATCATTAGGGATCTAGTGGATAAGGGAGGTGACGTGTTCTTAGATCAGCTGGCCAGGCTGGGGGTCATTAATAAGGTGTCCACTCTGGCAGGACCCACATCAGATGATGAAAATGAGGAAGAGGCCAAGCCTGAGAAG GATGATGAACCACAAGAGGATGCCAAAGAGATCCAGCAGGGGAAGCCTTACCACTGGAGAGACTGGTCCATCATCAGAGGCAGGGACTGTCTCTATATCTGGAGTGATGCAGCTGCTTTGGAGCTTTCCAATGGCAGTAATGGTTGGTTCCGCTTCATCCTTGATGGTAAACTGGCCACCATGTACTCCAGCGGAAGCCCAGAGGGCGGCTCTGACAGCTCAG AGAGCAGAAGTGAGTTTCTTGAGAAGCTGCAGCGTGCCAGAAGTCAGGTCAAACCGGTCACAGGCAGCCAGCCCATCCTGTCCACACAGGGCCCCACCAAACTCACTGTGGGAAACTGGTCTCTAACTTGTCTGAAAGAGGGTGAGATTGCAATCCATAATTCAGATGGCCAGCAGGCCACCATCCTGAAAGAGGACCTGCCAGGTTTTGTGTTCGAGTCAAACCGAGGCACTAAGCACTCTTTCACTGCAGAAACCTCTCTAG GGTCCGAGTTTGTTACTGGCTGGACTGGTAAGCGAGGAAGAAAACTCAAATCCAAAttggaaaaaactaaacaaagg GTGAAAACCACGGCCAGAGATCTGTATGACGATCACTTCAAGGCTGTGGAGAGTATGCCGAGAGGTGTGGTGGTCACTCTGAGAAACATCGCCACACAGCTAGAGTCTGCTTGGGAGCTACATACTAACAGACAG TGCATTGAAGGTGAAAACACATGGCGAGACCTCATGAAAACAGCTCTGGAGAATTTAATAGTTGTTCTTAAAGATGAGAACACCATTtctccatatgaaatgtgcagcAGTGGCCTCGTGCAAGCACTTTTTACTGTCCTCAGCAAT AGTGTGGAGCTAGATGTTAAACATGATTGTAAGCCTCTGATGGAAAGAATAAATGTGTTCAAGACTGCATTTACTGAAAATGAAGATGACGAAAG CCGACCAGCAGTTGCCTTGATCCGCAAACTGATCGCAGTTTTGGAGTCAATAGAGCGCCTACCTCTCCACTTGTATGATACACCAGGCTCAACGTATAATTTACAG ATACTGACAAGGAGGTTACGCTTCCGTTTGGAGCGTGCTCCAGGTGAAACGGCCCTGATTGACCGAACTGGTAGAATGCTAAAGATGGAGCCACTGGCCTCTGTTGAGTCCCTGGAGCAGTATCTACTCAAAATG GTGGCCAAGCAGTGGTATGACTTTGACAGGTCTTCATTCATCTTTGTTAGGAAGCTCAGAGAGGGTCAGAGCTTCACCTTCAGGCACCAGCATGACTTTGATGAAAATGGAATCGTGTACTGGATTGGCACCAATGCGAA GACCGCATATGAATGGGTGAACCCCGCAGCTTATGGATTAGTGGTGGTGACTTCCTCCGAGGGCAGAAACTTGCCCTACGGCCGACTTGAAGACATCCTGAGCAGAGACAGCTCTGCCCTTAATTGTCACACCAACGATGACAAAAACGCATGGTTTGCCATAGATCTTGGTTTATGGGTCATCCCCTCTGCATACACACTTCGCCACGCTCGTGGATATGGTCGGTCCGCCCTCCGGAATTGGGTATTTCAAGTGTCCAAAGATGGTCAGAACTGGATGACTCTCTACACCCATGTGGATGACAGCTCCCTCAATGAGCCGGG GTCAACAGCCACATGGCCTCTGGATCCATCCAAAGATGAGAAGCAGGGCTGGAGACACATTCGTATTAAACAGATGGGGAAGAATGCCAGCGGACAAACACACTACCTCTCCCTGTCTGGTCTAGAAATCTATGGCACTGTTATTGGTGTGTGCGAGGACCAGCTGG GTAAAGCAGTGAAGGAGGCAGAGGCCAACCTGAGACGGCAGCGCCGGCTCTTTCGCTCTCAAGTGATGAAGTACATTGTACCAGGGGCACGGGTGGTACGTGGTATCGACTGGAAATGGAGGGACCAGGATGGCAATCCTGCTGGAGAAGGCACTGTGACTGGAGAGGCTCATAATG GCTGGATTGATGTCACCTGGGATGCCGGTGGCTCAAACTCGTATCGTATGGGTGCGGAAGGGAAGTTTGACCTCAAGCTTGCGCCAGGGTACGACCCTGAGTCAGCGCCGTCACCCAAACCTGTCTCATCCACTGTTGCAGGAACGCCGCAGTCCTGGAGCAGCCTGGTGAAAAATAACTGTCCAGACAAGGGTGGCTCATCCTCCACAGCAGGGGCCAGCTCCTCTAGCCGCAAGGGTAGTAGCAGTTCGGTGTGTAGCGTGGCCAGCAGCAGCGATATAAGCCTGAGCTCCACCCGAGTAGAGCGCAGAGTCGAAAGCCTGTTGGAGCAGGGAATAAGCATCGGAGGAGGGCCCTCGGGGGCGGAGGGTCAAGAACCAATAGTTGTGCTTTCTACAGCTGATGCTGGCTCTGCCTCCAGCACCAGCACACTAACTGCAGACATTGGAAGTGAAAGTGGGGAACGTAAAACACCAGCACCCGATGGCACTTCAAGACAGTCGGCCGAGTCAATGGCTATCTCTATGGGAATCGTGAGTGTGAGCTCACCAGACGTTTCGGAGTCATCTAGTAAGGACGTTGCATCCCAGAGGCCCTTGTGCTCTGCTACCAGTGCACGGCTGTCTGTCAGCTCACTTTTGGCAGCTGGAGCGCCCATGAGCTCCAGTGCCAGTGTCCCCAACCTGTCCTCTCGGGAGGCCAGCCTGATGGAGTCGTTTGTTCGCAGAGCACCTAACATGTCTCGGACCAATGCCACCAACAACATGAACCTGAGCCGAAGCAGCAGTGACAACAACACTAACACACTGGGACGCAATGTGATGAGTACTTCCA CTTCTCCTCTCATGGGTGCGCAGAGCTTTCCTAACCTTACAACCACTGGTACCACCTCAACTGTCACAATGTCCACCTCCATAGTAACCAGCAGCAATAATGTAGCCACGGCAACTACAGGTTTGTCTGTTGGCCAGTTGCTAAGTAACACGCTGACGACCAGCCTGACTTCTACATCTAGTGAAAGTGACACAGGTCAGGAGGCTGAGTTTTCGCTCTATG ACTTCCTGGACAGCTGTCGGGCCAATACACTGCTTGCCGAGTTAGATGATGAAGAGGACTTGCCAGAGCcagatgacgatgatgatgagaATGAGGATGACAATCAGGAGGAACAGGAGTATGAGGAAGTTCTG GAGGAAGAGGAGTATGAAACCAAAGGGGGTCGTCGCAGGACCTGGGACGATGACTTTGTGCTGAAACGACAGTTTTCTGCTTTAGTACCTGCATTTGATCCTAGACCAGGTCGAACTAATGTCCAGCAAACTACCGACCTGGAAATCCCTCCACCAG GTACACCTCGCTCAGAGGTCCAGGAGGAGGTTGAGTGTGCGCCTTCACCCCGTCTGGCTCTCATCCTGAAAGTGGCAGGTCTAGGGACGACGCGAGAAGTAGAACTACCTCTCAACAACTACAAGTGCACCATTTTCTATTATGTCCAAAAGCTTCTCCAGCTCTCATGCAATGGTGCTATTAAACCTGACAAGCTTAGACGCATCTGGGAACCTACATATAC gaTAATGTATAGAGAACTGAAGGACTCtgataaagaaagagagagtgaaaagaTG GACTTCTGTGAGCATGGCTGCAGATCTTCAGGACTGAGTTCAGGATCGTTGTCCGCCACGCAGAGCTGTGATATTCTGAGTGCTGCACGCGAGCAGGCTCAGGCCAAGGCGGGCTCAGGACAGAGCGCCTGCAGCGTAGAGGACGTACTGCAGCTCTTGCGCATCCTCTTTACTATCGGAGGAGAACCCTCATCGGGCCGCACACTACAGGAAG ATGTGGAAGAGCTGCAGTTCAATGCATCACCTGAGGAATTCACCAGCAAAAAAATTACAACCAAAATCCTGCAGCAGATCGAG GAACCACTGGCCTTGGCTAGCGGGGCTCTCCCAGATTGGTGTGAACAGTTAACCAGCAAGTGTCCTTTCCTTATACCATTTGAAACCCGGCAGCTTTATTTTACCTGCACTGCATTTGGAGCCTCCAG GGCAATTGTCTGGCTCCAGAACCGAAGAGAAGCCACTATGGAACGTTCCCGGCCATCCACAACGGTCCGCCGTGATGATCCTGGCGAGTTCCGTGTAGGGCGGCTCAAGCACGAGCGTGTCAAGGTGCCTCGCAGAGAGAGTATGATGGAGTGGGCTGAGAGTGTGATGCAGATACATGCTGACAGAAAGTCTGTACTGGAG GTGGAGTTCCAGGGGGAGGAGGGCACTGGTCTTGGACCCACCCTGGAGTTCTATGCTCTCGTGGCTGCAGAGTTCCAGAGGACTTTCCTTGGAATCTGGCTCTGTGACGACGACTTCCCGGATGATGAGTCACGTCAA gtggATCTGGGCGGAGGCTTGAAACCACCAGGCTATTATGTGCAGCGTTCCTGTGGCCTTTTCCCTGCTCCCTTTCCTCAAGACAGTGACGAACTGGAGCGTATCAGCAAGCTTTTCCTGTTCCTTGGCATCTTTTTGGCCAAATGCGTCCAGGACAACCGTCTCGTGGACCTGCCCATATCCCAGCCTTTCTTCAAGCTGCTCTGTATGGGTGACATCAAAAGCAACATGAGTAAGCTACTTCATCAACCTCGTGGCGAGTCGGACTGCCACTTCTCTGAAATCCAGTCCGAAGCCTCCACCGAGGAGGGTCAAGACACATACTCGGTGGGGAGCTTTGATGAAGACTCCAAGTCCGAGTTCATCCTTGACCCACCCAAGCCCAAGCCACCAGCTTGGTATCACGGCATCTTGACCTGGGAGGACTTTGAACTGGTGAATCCTCACAGAGCACAGTTCCTGAAAGAGCTGAAGACACTGTCTGTGAAGCGCAGGCAGATCCTGGGCAGTAAGAGTCTGTCAGAGGACGAGAAGAACACACGGCTGCAGGATCTCATGCTGAGGAACCCTATGGGCTCCGGCCCACCACTTTGTATAGAAGATCTAGG aTTAAATTTCCAGTTCTGTCCATCATCCAAAGTACACGGTTTCTCATCAGTAGACTTGAAGCCCAATGGAGAGGATGAG ATGGTCACGGTGGAAAACGCAGAGGAGTACGTAGAGCTCATGTTTGACTTCTGCATGCACACAGGAATCCAGAAGCAAATGGAAGCCTTTAGAG ATGGCTTTAACAGGGTGTTTCCTATGGAGAAACTCAGCTCATTTAGTCATAAAGAAGTGCAGATGATCTTGTGTGGCAACCAGTCTCCATCCTGGACCGCTGAAGACATTGTTAACTACACAGAACCTAAACTTGGCTACACGCGGGACAG TCCTGGTTTCTTGCGCTTTGTTCGAGTGCTGTGTGGAATGTCATCAGACGAGAGGAAAGCCTTCCTCCAATTCACCACAGGCTGCTCGACCCTGCCCCCTGGTGGACTGGCCAACCTTCATCCACGTCTCACAATAGTCCGGAAG GTTGATGCTGCAGATGCCAGCTATCCTTCAGTTAACACGTGTGTGCATTACTTGAAGTTGCCGGAATATTCCTCTGAAGAGATCATGAGAGAGCGCCTCCTCGCTGCCACTATGGAGAAGGGCTTCCACCTCAACTGA